In Paenibacillus sp. G2S3, a single window of DNA contains:
- a CDS encoding TetR/AcrR family transcriptional regulator, which translates to MEKGEKTRNYIIAKAAELFNQKGYSGSSLSDITELTGIKKGGIYRHFSSKDEIAYEAFSYAGSIVGAQLAHAISQQETASGKLLAYLHVYEKVVEAPPFIGGCPLLNTAIESDDSHPGLREKAQQALIGTLESKKKIISEGVQSGEFKADLDIEALATFSLSIMEGGIMMSKLEGNNRHIRMNIKSFAAYLKKECLREPS; encoded by the coding sequence AAAGGATATTCGGGCTCATCCTTATCTGATATAACTGAATTGACAGGCATTAAGAAAGGTGGAATTTATCGTCATTTTTCCAGTAAGGATGAGATTGCATATGAAGCCTTTAGCTATGCGGGTAGTATTGTAGGGGCCCAACTAGCTCATGCCATTAGTCAGCAAGAAACGGCCTCTGGCAAGCTATTAGCTTATTTACATGTGTACGAGAAAGTAGTTGAAGCGCCACCCTTTATTGGGGGGTGCCCGCTCCTCAACACGGCTATTGAAAGCGACGACAGCCATCCAGGCTTACGTGAAAAAGCCCAGCAAGCCCTAATAGGCACACTGGAATCCAAAAAGAAAATCATTTCTGAAGGTGTACAAAGTGGTGAATTCAAAGCAGATCTCGACATTGAGGCACTAGCTACCTTCTCCCTTTCCATCATGGAGGGCGGCATCATGATGAGTAAGCTCGAGGGCAATAATCGGCATATACGGATGAATATCAAGAGCTTTGCTGCTTATTTAAAAAAAGAGTGCCTACGTGAACCTAGTTAG